The sequence CTAAACAGCCACTACTCGTTATTCCAAActttataaaagataaaaacttGTCGTTGTACTGTTTTACATTTAGTCCTTCTCCTTGTTTTATACATATTCGCTTAGATTTGACCCAGCAagataattttcttgaaaactgTCATGAAATCCCCACACATTCTCTCTTTGTGTGTGTAAAATGTAAACGTAAATTGAACACACTACTATAACGGTGTATCTTACTCGATCAAATCAACATTATTAACAGATCGTCACGGAAAAATCTCTATCGATGGCTACAAGTATTTTGAATCTATTGTTTTTGATGTAATGTAACGTGATGTGTATATATAgattatatacataatatagtatatattttCAACACAGTGAAACCTCTATTTACGAGTATCCGAATAGACCCAACCagcgaaaatgaaaaatactcGGAAAATCGCCTTATATCGCGCGGGCCGTTACATAGGTCTGTATTGGTATTGTATATAAATGGTGGTAGACCGTGTCACAGGAGAACCACCGATTAAAAAGCAGATTAGCTGGAATTCTATACAAACCTCTGCCAAAATCGAAGTAGCATTGGCGAGAGGGTGGAAAAGAACGCCATGTCCAACGGCTTCTCCTCGGAGAATTTTCTCGTAATTCGCGAAAACGGTTCGCAGCGTGACTCAGCTTTTTTTGTATTTCCGTTGCTTTCTAAGATACGACATATTCGTTTGGAACAGAGTAGACAGAGCGGTGCGTGTGCTACCCCACAGCTTGAAGCGTTTGTTGCGCACGTATAGTGGTGAGTTTGGAGCGGTTGTAATTGGAATGGGACTGGGAATTGGAATGGGAATAGGGTTTGTGGTCACCAAGCTTGATACAGGCAACGATGGCTCAACTGTTTGCTTCAATTCAGGTTGCTCTGAGGCTCCAGTGATCTGGCTTGGTGACTGGGGTTGTTGGATTGCGATTGATCTGGGTATGGCGTGAGGTTGCCGCTGGAGGGGCCTGTTGATCCTGGTCCCTCTTGTTGCTGGCCGCTGTTGAGCGCCAGTCGTTTCATTTGACGAATAACCGTAGTTGCGTGATAGGCTTGCTGCAACCATGAGAGATGAGGAAGACTTCCCTACGGAGCCTAGCGGGCAAACACATACAATCAGCAACCAGATAATCGTTCAAACATACTAACCTTCCACCGAGATTTGGCGAAATTCTTTCTAAGTTGTTCCGATACAGTACCATGGATATTTTTATTGCTAGCCTCGTTGCCGGATATCCTGGAAAAATTCATTCCACAATTTCCACATCAGAATAAACATATATACTATATGATATGATACATATTATAGAAAATGCTCTCCTATCAACACGTTTCTCGCCGTTACCATTCGAACGATatatacgccctttaaaacagaataacttttttataattgtaacaaacgacctgattttttataatcaattagaagcactggtttataaAATGAtgtgcagaaaagattttccaaaaaattataatttacgaagttacatgtaaaaatgaaaaagccatttttttaacttttttattagggcccttgatgaaaatttaaaatatatgttttgtagatctatgttagttatacacatgctgaaaatttcatcgaaatcggttgacgcaggaaaaaacgacacgcatagAAAGATGTataattttgtggattttaagcagaaactgatcaaaaatcgtgtaaaactacgattttcagcatttttaatcgcttgtagctcgtgtgtatgttaatcgattttgacgaaattctcagcatgtgtataactaacacagatctacaaaacatatattttaaagtttctttaagggcccttataaaaaagtttaaaaaatgactttttcatttttgcatgtaactttgtgaattataattttttggaaaatcttttttgcatatcatttcataaaccagtgcttctaattgattataaaaaatcaggtcatttgttacaattataaaaaagttattctgttttaaaggtcgttcgaatactttcgtgagccactgtatacgAATAAAATAGGGCAGGACTCGTGTGAAACACGAAATTCATTATAGTTTCATTAATGAAACATTTGTGACCAGCGATAAACGTGTTAAGCGGATTCGTTTGTTGATTCTTTCTGTTCGTGTTAAGGAATTAAAGTCTTTTGTTTACTCGAGAGgatattttatcatttttatgcaGGGGGATTATGGTAATTTTGATCATCAGCATGTAAACACTGTCCATTATTGTGTACATCTGGGAATATAATAAGTATCCTTAGAATGTGTTAAGTTAATGGATGACAAGATAAATGTAATCTTTTTACTTACTGAATCCCATATATTTATACTTTATTATTAAACAGAATTCTGTTCCTGTAATATCTTTATCGCTTGAATTTGAAAATAGGGTTTTCGAAGTGTTCAGAGCTATGAATATTCACAAAACTTTTATAGAATGATCCTAATTTGTCTGTATAACtgcattattatatatatatagatttatATAGAGAAAAACAAAATGTAACTTCAAATGACAAATTAcgtgaaatatttttgaaatctTACCAGGGATGTGCAAGGGCTTGCTTGCAAGTATAGCGTTCCTCGACATTGACGCATATCAACTTCTGAATGAAATCCTTTGCAGAATCACTGATATCGTTCCAGAACGGCGAATCAAATTCAAATTCACCTATAACAGTCTGGTTAGCTCTTTGCTATAGAGTAGACGACTttttgtaattataaaatatttcgtttaaatgaaataatttatttggaaGAAATACTGTTAGCTTCATACTTTGCGCAAGAGAAACATCAATCTGTACTTCGAAATTACACAGTGAGATACACAATACCAAATTCTTTTCCCTCTTTCCTCGTTTCCTATTTTCAGAATTGAAAACTGGCACAGAggtttcagaaaaagaaatacgaTCGAACACATATTATCATTTACTTACTACACTAGCGTGTATACAGCAGCATACAAAAACTAGAATAATaccttgaaaatgaaaatttcaagttaATGTACTGCCGCGTGTACCGTCGATCCTAAAAGTAGTAACTAAATCGAAgtgaaagtatagtccttccAAATGCCATAAATTTCCTCCTGAACATGATCGTATtaccttttataatttgtgcGAATAAGACAGCATCGTTCTCGTCGTAAAACGGTGGGTAGCCACATAACAGGATGTAAGAAATAACTCCTATGCTCCACACATCGACGGCCTTGCCATACGGTTTCTGCGCTAAGACTTCTGGAGCTGTGCAAACAAATAGATTATTATTTTTCCATTGTTTTCCctataatgtacagggtgttaagaaatgtttggtcttgGCAAGCATAGGCGTATTCTACATCTTCGGATCGATGGAGATCTATAAAAAAAAGTTGCCGCACAATTGTCCTTGACTTTGAATTTCAcggtcaaatttttttattgtattgcaTTCTACGCATCACGAGGATAAAAAGTGTCAAAGGAACTATGGGTAAAAACTCAACCGTTTCGCCAAAAAGTGCGTCGTATAATTCGTGAAGAAGGTTTCCGACCTTTTAAAATCCAAAATGTTCAAGCACTCCGAAATATTGACTACGATGTTCGAAAATGTTTTTGTCAACTAATGCTTCGAAAGTTGCACCGaaatcagaattttttaaaaaatattattttcacggATGAGAGCAGTTTTTCTAATCACGGTTTCCAAAACAGGCAAAATGTTAGAATATGAAATTATCGAAACCCTCATGCCATGATACAACATTTCAATCAAGGACGTTTTTCAGTCAATGTGTGGGCAGCTATTCTAGGAAACAGAATTATTGGTCCTTATTATCTTCCAAATCGTTGAACAAGTGAGAATTACCTTACATTTTTACGTTCACGATTGTTGACCGATCTGCGTCTTATTATACCGCGTGAGAGGCGTCGTTTTACTTATTTTATGCACGATGGAGCACCACCACACTTTAGTCGGCCGGTTCGAGACTTTTTAAATCAAATGTTTGGATCTAAATGAGCAGGTCGAAGACCTGCACCAATTATATGGCCTCCGCGATCGCCCGATCTAAATCCATTAGATTTTTTCTTATGGGGAGCGGTAAAGGAACAGATATATAAATCGGGGCACGAAATAAGAACTGTGgaagaattgaaaattcgaaTAGAGCATGCCTTCCAACATTTACGAAGTATACCGAATTTACATCACCGAGTTATAAACAATATTCAGAACAGATTAGAGACCTGTTTGCAAAACAATGGTGGCCATATTGAAGCTGGCAGTCAAGCTCGGCTATTAAGAAATATTAATCAGAATGGATCGGTACTTTGGTCAGCAGAAGAAATAGAAGATGAACATCTTTCAAGACTTAGAAGGTAATATTGATTATGTTAGATTTCCGATAAGCAGCAGATAAACAACAATAGTAACTGCATGCTTCATTAGTAATAACTctactattattttttatgagaaCGGTTGAATTTTGACCCATAGTTCCTTTGAAACTTTTTATCCTCATGATGCgtagaatacaatacaataaaaaaatttgaccttgaaattcaaggtcaaggacaattttgcagcaactttttttacagatctccatcgatccgaagatgtagaatacgcctatgcttgccaagaccaaacatttcttaacaccctgtacatacagtgactcccactaatattcggacactcttaaaaataccataacttttttaatattggaatacacgacctgaaatttttggagaagttagaacagttagtttgctacacaacgtgacaacattttttgaagaaaactgcaagttgtcggaattgcagagaaaatactgaaagttgtatttttcaactttttcatgtgggcctatatggaaaatttagaaaacacgtgtcggagatctgtatcaattaaacatattctgaaaatttcataaaaatcggtcgacgttgtaatgagctacaaacgtttaaagatggtaaaaattgcaatttttcacgatttccggcctctaactgcagtaattctaaggattcttaaatctttcaatgcctgtcgttttttcccgtatcaaccgatttctatgaaactttcacagtgcatataattgacacagatctacaaaacgtattttttaaaatttcaatataggcccgcatgaaaaagttgtaaattgcaacttttagtattttctctacaat is a genomic window of Lasioglossum baleicum chromosome 14, iyLasBale1, whole genome shotgun sequence containing:
- the Camki gene encoding calcium/calmodulin-dependent protein kinase I isoform X2, producing the protein MYAVKIIDKKALKGKEDSLENEIKVLRRLTHPNIVQLLETFEDKQKFYLIMELVTGGELFDRIVEKGSYTEKDASGLIRQILEAVDYMHEQGVVHRDLKPENLLYYSPDEDSKIMISDFGLSKMEDSGIMETACGTPGYVAPEVLAQKPYGKAVDVWSIGVISYILLCGYPPFYDENDAVLFAQIIKGEFEFDSPFWNDISDSAKDFIQKLICVNVEERYTCKQALAHPWISGNEASNKNIHGSVGKSSSSLMVAASLSRNYGYSSNETTGAQQRPATRGTRINRPLQRQPHAIPRSIAIQQPQSPSQITGASEQPELKQTVEPSLPVSSLVTTNPIPIPIPSPIPITTAPNSPLYVRNKRFKLWGSTRTALSTLFQTNMSYLRKQRKYKKS
- the Camki gene encoding calcium/calmodulin-dependent protein kinase I isoform X1; this translates as MPLFGKKDPNKKIKKDGKDEKSPSVETKYVLKEMLGTGAFSEVRLAESKEKPGQMYAVKIIDKKALKGKEDSLENEIKVLRRLTHPNIVQLLETFEDKQKFYLIMELVTGGELFDRIVEKGSYTEKDASGLIRQILEAVDYMHEQGVVHRDLKPENLLYYSPDEDSKIMISDFGLSKMEDSGIMETACGTPGYVAPEVLAQKPYGKAVDVWSIGVISYILLCGYPPFYDENDAVLFAQIIKGEFEFDSPFWNDISDSAKDFIQKLICVNVEERYTCKQALAHPWISGNEASNKNIHGSVGKSSSSLMVAASLSRNYGYSSNETTGAQQRPATRGTRINRPLQRQPHAIPRSIAIQQPQSPSQITGASEQPELKQTVEPSLPVSSLVTTNPIPIPIPSPIPITTAPNSPLYVRNKRFKLWGSTRTALSTLFQTNMSYLRKQRKYKKS